Within the Polaribacter pectinis genome, the region TGGTACCTCCAGGAATCGAACCAGGGACACAAGGATTTTCAGTCCTTTGCTCTACCAACTGAGCTAAGGTACCATCGCCTTAGCGGTTGCAAATATAAAATGTTTTTTTACATCTGCTAAACAAATTTAAAAAAAATGTCATTTATTTTTAACTTTTTTCTAATTTAGACATATGAATTTAATTATAGATATAGGTAATACTAGTGTTAAGGCTGCTGTTTTTAAGCAAGATACAATCGTTTTTTCTGTTTCTTTTGACAAGAAAATAATTTTATCAGAATTGAAGAAAATAATTAAAAAATATAATATTTCTTGTGGAATCATGTCTAGCGTGGCATCAATTTCAGAGAAAAAGGTAGAAAAGCTCCAGAAATTAATCAAATTAACGCTTGTTTCTTCTTCAACAGAAGTGCCATTTGTCAATTTGTATGAAACACCAAAAACTTTAGGTTTAGATAGAATTGCGTTGGTTACTGGTGCAGTAAAGAAATATCCAAACAAAAATGTATTGGTTATAGATGCAGGTACTTGTATCACTTTTGATTTTGTTAATGATAAATCAGAATATTTAGGAGGAGCTATTTCACCAGGAATAAACATGAGATATAAGGCATTAAATAATTTTACAGCTAAATTACCTTTTCTTGAAAAAAAAGAAGTTAAAAGTTTCATTGGAAAATCTACAAATGAAAGTATACATTCTGGAGTTGTAAATGGTGTTACAAAGGAGTTAGAAGGCGTAATTTTAGATTATAAAGAGAAATTTGGAGATTTAACAATTGTTTTAACAGGAGGAGATACAAATTTCTTGTCAAAACAATTAAAAAGTAGCATATTTGCCAATCAAAATTTTCTCCTTCAAGGATTAAATGAATTATTGATATTTAACGAAGAAAAATGATTAGAAAGATTCTAGTAGCTCTATTACTAATAACTTCTTTTGCAACAACTGCACAAAGAACAAGTTCATCACCATATTCTTTTTTTGGTTTTGGAGACGAGTTTAGCCCAAGAACAGTAGAGCAAAGTAGTATGGGAGGCATTGGAGTTGCTTTTAACCATTATAAATATCTAAATTTTACAAATCCGGCTGCTTATGCAGATTTAAGATATACAACTTATGCCTTTGGATTGTTAAATAATGATTTAACTATAAGAAATGGAGATGTAAAACAAAACGCAAACTCTACAAGTTTAAGTTACTTTGCAGTAGCTTTCCCTATTGGAAATAAAGCAGGTTTTTCAGTAGGTCTACAACCTGTTTCTTCAGTAGGTTATTCCTTGTCTAGTTCATTGTTAGATGACAAGGGAAACACGATTAATACCCTTTTTACAGGTGATGGAGGTGTTAATAGAGTTTATGGAAGTTTTGGAATTAAACTTACTAAAGAATTGTCTATAGGTTTAGAGGCTGATTATAAATTTGGAAACATAGATAATAGTGTAATAGAGGGAAATGTAGATGCAACTTTAGCTACAAAAAACAGCGAGACAACAAATGTAAGAGGAGGTTCTGTTACTTTGGGGGCTCAATATCAAAAAACATTAAAAAACAAACTTATTTTTAATTCTGGAGCAGCTTTTAAATTTGGAAATGATTTAACTGTAACTGGTACAGAATCTGAATATACCTTAAGCTATTCAGGAACTGGAGGTGAGATACCTAGAGATTACAGACCAAATATAGCTATTAAAGGAGAATACAAACTCCCGTTGAAAACTACTATTGGAGCTGGTTTAGGAAAGTTTGATAAATGGTATTTAGGCTTGGAGTATGAAAATCAAGCGGCAATTGAGAATTCTGGATTCTTGAATAAGACAAATACCGCATTTGCTTATGAAAAATCAAATAGGTTTTCTCTTGGAGGTTTTTATCTTCCAAAAATAAATTCAATATCAAGTTACTGGGAAAGAGTTACTTATAGAGCGGGTATTCGTTTTGAAAATACTGGTTTGTTAGTTAACGGATCAACAAATAATACAAATTTCAATCAAATAAACGACTTTGGCATATCTTTTGGATTAGGTTTACCACTGAAACAATTATCTAATGTTAATATGGGATTTGAGTTTGGTAAAAGAGGGACCACTGCTAATAATTTAATTCAAGAAAATTATTTTAATTTTAGATTAAGTTTATCTTTGACAGATACAAATTGGTTTCAAAAAAGGAAAATTGATTAATAAAAAACTAACAAAATGAAGAAATTTACGTTTTTATTGGCTACAGTGTTATTATTAGCATCAGCAAAAACAAATGCTCAGGACGCAAACAGAGAATGTACTATTAAGTACAATTTATTTAAAGGAGATTTTCAATCGAAAAAGTATGATGATGCTTACACAAATTGGATATATCTTATGGATAATTGTAAAGATTTGTCTGTAAACATCTACAAATATGGTTCAACTCTTGCAGAAGATGTAAGAAAAGATCCAGTTTTAGCAAAAAGAGTTTATGAACAAAGGTTACAATATTATCCTACTAAAAATCCTGCAAAAGTACATAGTGATTATGCTACGTATTTAGCTGATAATAAATTAGCTTCGGATGATGTTATTTTTACAATATTAGAAAAAGGATATGCAATTGACCCAACAAAAATGGGTGTTAAGAATTTGTATTCTTATTTTCAAGGTGTAACTGATAGACAAAAAGACACAAATCCTCAAAAAGTTTTTGATACTTATGATGATGTATTAGAAAATGTAAACTTAAAGTTAGAAGGATATGCTGTTAAATTAAAAGAATTAACAAAAGATACGATAGCTAATAAAAAATTAATACATGCTTATACTGTAAACTCTACAGCATTAGGTACTGTAGAAGGTGGTTTAGATGCTATCATTACAGAAATTGCAACTTGTGAAAGATTAATTCCTTTGTACAAAGGTAGTTTTGAAGCAAATAAAGGAAATGCAGTTTGGTTAAAAAGAGCAGTATCTAGAATGTTTAATAAAGGTTGTCAAGCAGATCCTTTATATGCAAAATTAGTTAGAGCTTATGCAGAAGCTTCACCATCACCAGAAGCATATGCCTTTTTAGCAAATGTTTTAGAAGATAATGGAGACGCATCTGGCGCGACAGCAATGAGAGAGAAATCTTTTAATTTAGAAACTGATCCTTTAAAGAAAGCAAAAATAAAAATGAAGTTTGCACAAGCAGCCAAAGACAGAGGTCAATACAGTTCTGCTAGAAGCTTGGCAAGAGAAGCTTTAAGATTTAATCCTAATTATGGAAGAGCATATTTATTTATTGCAAATTTATATGCAGTGAGTGCAAACTCTTGTGGAAACAGTGAGTTTGAAAAGAGAATGGTTTATGTTGCAGCATTAAATCAGGCTAATAGAGCAGCTTCTGTAGATCCAAGTATTTCTGCAACTGCACGTAGCTATTCTGCAAGTTATAGAGCAAATGTGCCTAGCCAAAAAGTAATTTTTACAGCTGGTATTAATCCAGGAAGTAGTTATACTATTAAATGTTGGATTGGAGAAACTGTTAGAGTGCCATCTAAATAATTTAGTGAAAAACAAGACACAAATATTTTTAAAAAGCATTACTGTTACATTGGTAACAGTAATGCTTTTTTCTTGCTCTAACAATACGCAACAAGTTAGAGATTTTTTAGCGTCAAAAAATTTGCCAATTGGTACGGCAAAAAATGCCTATCATGTTTATAAAGATTCAGGTAGAATAACCTCTAAATTAATTACACCTTTAAGATTAGATTTTAGTAACAGAGATCAACATCCTTATAGTGAGTTTCCAAAAGGAATAAAAATTATTAATTTTGATAAAAACGGAATAGATTCTGTAACTATTTCTGGAGATTACTCTCTGTCTTATGATAAGACTAAAGTGGCAGAAATAAGAGGTAATGTAGTAGTTACAAATCATACAGAGCAATCTAAACTGTTAACAGAGCAATTATTTTGGGATCAAAATACCAAGTATTTCTTTTCAGAAAAAGAGTTTACACTCACTACAAGAAAAGACACTATTTACGGAATTGGTTTTGAGTGTAAAGAAGACTTAAGCAAACATTTAGCCAGAAAAACAACAGGAAAATTAGAAACAACAGAAGATTAATATTATGAATAAAATTTGGAAATTTTTTCAATACGGGTATTTAATGGTAGCATTTATTTGCTTAATAGAAGGAATAATTCGTTGGAATACAGATAGGTCTAGATCTTATTTGTTTCTTGGCTTTGCTATTTTTATTACTTTAGTGTTTTTCTTTAAAAGACATTTTAGAAAAAAAGTAGAACAAAGAAACAATCAAAACAAATAGTATATAAATTTCTTAATGGAAATTGAACTCATAATTATCATAATATCCATTTTGATTTCCGCTTTTTTTTCGGGAATGGAAATTGCTTTTGTATCGGCAAATAAACTTCACATAGAATTAGAGAAAAAAAGAGAAGGTTTTATTCCAAGGATTCTTAACAAAATTACTCAAAAATCATCAAAATTTATTACCACAATGTTAGTTGGTAATAATATATCTTTGGTGGTTTATAGTTATTATATGGGTGGTTTTCTTACAAGAATTCTGCCATTAGATAGTTATAATGACTTCTCTATCTTATTAATTCAAACAATTATTTCTACCATTGTTATTTTAATAACAGCAGAGTTTTTACCAAAAGCAATTTTTAGAATTTACGCTAATGAAGTTTTAAAAATATTTGCATTACCTGCCTATTTCTTTTATGTTTTATTCCATTTTGTATCCGATTTTATTACGCTTATATCAGATTTCTTTTTACGTGTATTTTTTAAAACAAATGCAGATGAGCAACAAACCGAATTTAGTAAAGAAGAATTAGGAAACTACATAACAGAACAATTAGAAACAGGTAATGATGATGATGAATTGGATTCCGAAATTCAGATTTTTCAGAATGCTTTGCAGTTCCATAACGTAAAAGCAAGAGAAGTTATGGTACCAAGAACTGAAATTGTAGCAGTAGAAATTCATGAAAAAGTATCAAACTTAAAAA harbors:
- the lptC gene encoding LPS export ABC transporter periplasmic protein LptC is translated as MKNKTQIFLKSITVTLVTVMLFSCSNNTQQVRDFLASKNLPIGTAKNAYHVYKDSGRITSKLITPLRLDFSNRDQHPYSEFPKGIKIINFDKNGIDSVTISGDYSLSYDKTKVAEIRGNVVVTNHTEQSKLLTEQLFWDQNTKYFFSEKEFTLTTRKDTIYGIGFECKEDLSKHLARKTTGKLETTED
- a CDS encoding hemolysin family protein — its product is MEIELIIIIISILISAFFSGMEIAFVSANKLHIELEKKREGFIPRILNKITQKSSKFITTMLVGNNISLVVYSYYMGGFLTRILPLDSYNDFSILLIQTIISTIVILITAEFLPKAIFRIYANEVLKIFALPAYFFYVLFHFVSDFITLISDFFLRVFFKTNADEQQTEFSKEELGNYITEQLETGNDDDELDSEIQIFQNALQFHNVKAREVMVPRTEIVAVEIHEKVSNLKNIFIETGLSKILVYKSSLDDVIGYVNAFELFKKPKTIKSILLPVEIVPESMMVNYILNGLMKKRKSVAVVVDEYGGTSGMITVEDIVEELFGEIEDEHDSQEFLEEKVSETKFNFSARLEIDYLNEEYDLNIPKSEAYETLGGFIIDHTENIPTQEDVVEIEDFEIRILKMSSAKIDEVSFKITDKED
- a CDS encoding type III pantothenate kinase gives rise to the protein MNLIIDIGNTSVKAAVFKQDTIVFSVSFDKKIILSELKKIIKKYNISCGIMSSVASISEKKVEKLQKLIKLTLVSSSTEVPFVNLYETPKTLGLDRIALVTGAVKKYPNKNVLVIDAGTCITFDFVNDKSEYLGGAISPGINMRYKALNNFTAKLPFLEKKEVKSFIGKSTNESIHSGVVNGVTKELEGVILDYKEKFGDLTIVLTGGDTNFLSKQLKSSIFANQNFLLQGLNELLIFNEEK
- a CDS encoding tetratricopeptide repeat protein; this translates as MKKFTFLLATVLLLASAKTNAQDANRECTIKYNLFKGDFQSKKYDDAYTNWIYLMDNCKDLSVNIYKYGSTLAEDVRKDPVLAKRVYEQRLQYYPTKNPAKVHSDYATYLADNKLASDDVIFTILEKGYAIDPTKMGVKNLYSYFQGVTDRQKDTNPQKVFDTYDDVLENVNLKLEGYAVKLKELTKDTIANKKLIHAYTVNSTALGTVEGGLDAIITEIATCERLIPLYKGSFEANKGNAVWLKRAVSRMFNKGCQADPLYAKLVRAYAEASPSPEAYAFLANVLEDNGDASGATAMREKSFNLETDPLKKAKIKMKFAQAAKDRGQYSSARSLAREALRFNPNYGRAYLFIANLYAVSANSCGNSEFEKRMVYVAALNQANRAASVDPSISATARSYSASYRANVPSQKVIFTAGINPGSSYTIKCWIGETVRVPSK